The following coding sequences lie in one Streptosporangiales bacterium genomic window:
- a CDS encoding 3-dehydroquinate synthase II family protein: protein MKLCWLDVRKTNGVKDAILEEAVHQRVDGIVAADLADLETLPPTTRRVYFPQGGEVPSDLKADIVILGPEAYGDRAALAATHPTVEFGRFVEITDAESLELACEVARSDRWAVLLFRDPTKIPLEIVLAAANKAEGSIITGVQDVEEAEIVFGVLEHGSDGVMLTPQTVGDATKLKAAADDRPADLDLVALDVRGIRRVGMGERACVDTCTHFRLDEGILVGSTSQGMILGCSETHPLPYMPTRPFRVNAGALHSYTVGAAGRTNYLSELRAGSKVLAVDSSGRTRIVAVGRVKIETRPLLAIDAVAPSGQDVNLIVQDDWHVRVLGPGGVVLNVTELTAGTRVLGYLPTEQRHVGYPIDEFCLEQ, encoded by the coding sequence GTGAAACTCTGCTGGCTGGACGTCCGCAAGACCAACGGTGTGAAGGACGCGATCCTCGAAGAGGCGGTGCACCAGCGCGTCGACGGCATCGTCGCCGCCGATCTCGCCGACCTCGAGACCCTGCCACCGACCACCCGCCGGGTGTACTTCCCTCAGGGCGGTGAGGTGCCCAGCGACCTGAAGGCAGACATCGTCATCCTGGGTCCTGAGGCGTACGGCGACCGCGCCGCATTGGCCGCCACCCACCCGACCGTCGAGTTCGGACGCTTCGTCGAGATCACCGACGCGGAGAGCCTCGAGCTCGCCTGCGAGGTCGCCAGGAGCGACCGGTGGGCCGTCCTGCTGTTCCGCGACCCGACCAAGATCCCGCTCGAGATCGTGCTCGCCGCGGCCAACAAGGCCGAGGGCAGCATCATCACCGGGGTCCAGGACGTCGAGGAGGCCGAGATCGTCTTCGGCGTGCTCGAGCACGGTTCGGACGGCGTCATGCTCACCCCGCAGACCGTCGGTGACGCCACGAAGCTCAAGGCGGCCGCCGACGACCGTCCCGCGGACCTCGATCTCGTCGCGCTCGACGTGCGCGGCATCAGGCGTGTGGGCATGGGCGAGCGTGCGTGCGTCGACACCTGCACCCACTTCCGGCTGGACGAGGGCATCCTCGTCGGCTCGACCTCCCAGGGAATGATCCTGGGCTGCAGCGAGACGCACCCGTTGCCGTACATGCCGACCCGGCCGTTCCGGGTGAACGCGGGCGCCCTGCACTCGTACACCGTCGGGGCGGCGGGACGGACGAACTACCTCAGCGAGCTGCGCGCGGGTTCGAAGGTGCTCGCCGTGGACTCGTCAGGACGCACGCGCATCGTCGCAGTCGGCCGGGTGAAGATCGAGACCAGGCCGCTGCTCGCGATCGACGCGGTCGCGCCGTCCGGGCAGGACGTCAACCTCATCGTCCAGGACGACTGGCACGTGCGCGTGCTCGGCCCCGGCGGCGTCGTGCTCAATGTCACCGAGCTGACCGCCGGCACGCGGGTGCTCGGCTATCTGCCGACCGAGCAGCGGCACGTCGGCTACCCCATCGACGAGTTCTGCCTCGAGCAGTGA
- a CDS encoding 2-amino-4,5-dihydroxy-6-one-heptanoic acid-7-phosphate synthase codes for MSMNSSFARRIRLRRLYRHAPTRMFVVPLDHSISDGPITGGAGLDRLVGQLAGNGVDAVVLHKGSLRHVDPAWFARTSLIVHLSASTARATDPNAKYLVANVAESLRLGADAVSVHVNLGSLDEGRQVADLAAVSEACEQWNVPLLAMVYPRGPEVRNPRDPELVAHAVTLAVDLGADIVKTVAVDSVSTMADITRACPIPVILAGGPPVTSIGELRRYVGDAMRGGVAGLAMGRNIFQATDPGATARMVADLVHDDSDRIPALPHDELAVAAG; via the coding sequence ATGTCGATGAACTCCTCGTTCGCCCGCCGGATTCGGCTACGCCGCCTCTACCGGCACGCCCCCACACGGATGTTCGTGGTTCCCCTCGACCACTCGATCAGTGACGGGCCCATCACCGGTGGGGCGGGCCTGGACCGGCTGGTCGGCCAGCTCGCCGGCAACGGCGTCGACGCCGTCGTCCTGCACAAGGGCAGCCTGCGCCACGTCGACCCCGCCTGGTTCGCCCGAACGTCCCTCATCGTGCACCTGTCCGCGAGCACGGCCCGCGCCACCGACCCGAACGCCAAGTACCTGGTCGCCAACGTCGCGGAGTCGCTGCGGCTCGGCGCCGACGCGGTCAGCGTGCACGTCAACCTCGGATCGCTGGACGAGGGCCGCCAGGTCGCCGACCTGGCGGCCGTGTCCGAGGCATGCGAGCAGTGGAACGTCCCGCTGCTCGCCATGGTGTACCCGCGCGGGCCTGAGGTCCGCAACCCGCGGGACCCGGAGCTCGTCGCGCACGCCGTGACGCTCGCTGTCGACCTCGGGGCCGACATCGTCAAGACCGTCGCGGTCGACTCGGTGAGCACGATGGCGGACATCACGCGTGCCTGCCCCATTCCCGTGATCCTCGCGGGTGGCCCGCCGGTGACCAGCATCGGCGAGCTGCGCCGATACGTGGGCGACGCGATGCGCGGCGGTGTCGCCGGTCTCGCCATGGGCCGCAACATCTTCCAGGCCACCGATCCGGGCGCGACGGCGCGGATGGTCGCGGACCTGGTGCACGACGACAGTGACCGGATCCCCGCACTCCCCCACGACGAGCTCGCGGTCGCGGCCGGCTGA
- a CDS encoding aspartate kinase → MPRSVAQPHADRTKSRDVQGHHVISTSQPVDRRNRETQTVSWLGATGQSSGTGRAPAVVKYGGSSLATGEQVAGIARAVAAQHRSGHPTVVVVSARGDTTDDLLRLAATAGPDRAGRETDQLLTTGETASAALLAIALEDLGTPACSLTAAQAGIRAAGPHGSGVIADIDTRRIGRVLADGAVPVVAGFQGVGDTGDVITLGRGGSDTTAVALAAVLRAGRCEICTDVPGVSTADPRVVADARVLTTVDVSVMAEMSFAGAKVLHSRAVELAAMHRVELRVRHSAPRATTESGTVIPAESDETMLETSGVVVAIAHDMDVARVLVHCGSRRGDLAADILAMLSVHAVPVDLVARSGLHEEEFRMGFTMRRKDVADTLSTIREAVTGLGADVHVDENVGKVSVIGMGLLNRPQYTARMLTVLATAGIPTSWLSTSQIRTSVVIPLDRVLDAVRLLHDEFELAREDLAAVAVTSA, encoded by the coding sequence ATGCCCCGGTCGGTCGCGCAGCCGCACGCTGATCGCACCAAGAGCCGCGACGTACAGGGGCACCACGTGATCAGCACGAGCCAACCGGTCGATCGAAGGAACCGGGAGACGCAGACCGTCTCCTGGCTCGGTGCGACCGGCCAGAGCTCCGGTACCGGCCGCGCCCCGGCCGTCGTCAAGTACGGGGGTAGCTCGCTCGCGACGGGCGAGCAGGTCGCCGGCATCGCCCGGGCCGTGGCGGCACAGCACAGGTCGGGGCACCCGACGGTCGTGGTCGTGTCAGCGCGCGGCGACACGACCGACGATCTGCTTCGGCTCGCCGCGACAGCCGGTCCCGACCGTGCCGGCCGCGAGACCGACCAGCTGCTCACGACCGGGGAGACCGCCTCGGCCGCGTTGCTCGCGATCGCCTTGGAGGACCTCGGGACACCCGCGTGCTCGCTCACCGCCGCACAGGCCGGGATCCGCGCCGCGGGCCCTCACGGGTCCGGCGTGATCGCGGACATCGACACCCGGCGAATAGGGAGAGTGCTGGCCGACGGCGCCGTCCCCGTGGTCGCCGGATTCCAGGGGGTCGGCGACACGGGCGATGTCATCACGCTCGGTCGTGGCGGCTCGGACACCACGGCCGTCGCACTCGCCGCGGTACTGCGTGCCGGCCGCTGCGAGATCTGCACGGACGTCCCCGGCGTCTCCACCGCGGACCCTCGCGTCGTGGCGGACGCACGCGTCCTCACCACCGTTGACGTCAGCGTCATGGCCGAGATGTCCTTCGCCGGCGCCAAGGTCCTGCACTCCAGGGCGGTCGAGCTCGCGGCGATGCACCGCGTCGAGCTGCGAGTCCGTCACTCGGCACCGAGAGCCACTACCGAGTCGGGAACGGTGATCCCGGCGGAAAGCGACGAGACCATGCTCGAGACAAGTGGAGTGGTCGTGGCCATTGCCCACGATATGGACGTCGCCCGTGTCCTGGTGCACTGCGGATCACGGCGGGGCGACCTCGCCGCGGACATCCTCGCGATGCTGTCCGTTCATGCTGTTCCGGTCGATCTCGTCGCCCGCTCCGGTCTGCACGAGGAAGAGTTCCGGATGGGCTTCACGATGCGGCGAAAGGACGTCGCCGACACGCTGTCCACCATCCGAGAGGCAGTGACCGGGCTCGGTGCCGACGTCCACGTCGACGAGAACGTCGGCAAGGTCTCGGTCATCGGCATGGGACTGCTCAACCGTCCTCAGTACACGGCCCGGATGCTCACCGTTCTCGCGACCGCCGGCATCCCCACCAGCTGGCTCTCCACGTCCCAGATCCGTACCTCCGTGGTCATCCCCTTGGACCGCGTGCTCGATGCGGTGCGGCTGTTGCATGACGAGTTCGAGCTCGCCCGCGAAGACCTCGCCGCCGTGGCAGTGACCTCGGCCTGA
- a CDS encoding AAA family ATPase: MPPVSPPLVGRDGALRELGTALIGTAEGGGGCVVLEGPAGIGKSRMLEAVATRACRLGVEVAAGQAAELDRVAPLTTLITVLREYAPALVHGAMTDADSGGLSRVDALRTAIEDHVRDRRLLVLLDDAHWADELSALALRVLVPALASSPVLWVLARRPGPVWGGTPAAQEAIDWLVLDGARKILLEPLDDDAVATLCARLLGATPDQTVIELAGRGEGNPFLIGELLTTLDMAGQLRIDDGRATVVDRDLPSDFLTAVHRQMRGLSDDVRRLLDAGSVLGRPFSLHEAAGLLGRPAVDLVPAATEAVACCALVDSGDELDFRHDLIREAIYEALSGPVRSALHREAAGVVQAEGRSAVEVAEHLVRGGRPGDENARAVLREAIGQVAPSAPGTAADLALRMLELVDEHDSGRPQLIADTVRLLAAAGRVEQATELGERALRSGLDVPSEAALLLGLAEAHKHAGRSAAVVDFTARALSRDGVPEPLRAQLLAIRAHGLLGEIDLTGADSAGADAAEVGARTGQHAATVFGMVARSVASRAGGALDDAVRHAREAVATADAAGGEASQRHPRLWLARALVAVDQFAEADAVYEMGQREADQMGTAWSQPLWHYYRAELRMAAGRLDDACAEAEAGLLISEQLAARALTVPLLGILAQVATLRDEVDVARDHLKSADDLLAGGIGAGPEDLAWRVALVQDAMGEPAAAVETVTEIYAGFPRRVLILTQDPIAGAQLVRMALRADAGARASLAAAATRRLAELNPTVASLYAAAAHADGLVRGDVVMLRCAVRAYRGTPRVLARAMALEDTGCAERDAGRRQAAVELLTEALEHYRSCGARREATRVAKRLRRLGVRGGSVRDTPASSPWDTLTESELRVVRLVADGLTNREAADQLFLSPHTVDSHLRHSFTKLSVNNRVELTREVLAHRADAD, translated from the coding sequence ATGCCGCCGGTGAGTCCGCCACTCGTGGGACGCGACGGTGCGCTGCGTGAGCTGGGTACCGCGCTCATCGGCACCGCCGAAGGCGGAGGAGGGTGTGTCGTACTCGAGGGACCGGCGGGGATCGGCAAGAGCAGGATGCTCGAAGCGGTCGCGACGAGGGCCTGCCGACTCGGGGTCGAGGTGGCGGCGGGGCAGGCGGCCGAGCTGGACCGGGTGGCGCCGCTCACCACACTGATCACGGTGCTGCGCGAGTACGCGCCCGCGCTCGTGCACGGCGCCATGACCGACGCCGACTCCGGTGGCCTGTCGCGGGTCGACGCACTTCGTACCGCCATCGAGGACCACGTCCGCGACCGCCGGCTCCTCGTCCTGCTGGACGACGCGCACTGGGCCGACGAGCTGAGCGCCCTCGCCCTGCGGGTCCTGGTGCCGGCGCTCGCGTCGTCTCCCGTGCTGTGGGTGCTTGCCCGCCGGCCCGGTCCGGTGTGGGGCGGCACGCCGGCCGCGCAGGAGGCCATCGACTGGCTGGTCCTGGACGGGGCGCGCAAGATCCTGCTGGAACCGCTCGACGACGACGCGGTCGCCACGCTCTGCGCCCGCCTGCTCGGCGCCACGCCCGACCAGACCGTCATCGAGCTCGCCGGCCGCGGCGAGGGGAACCCGTTCCTCATCGGTGAGCTGTTGACGACGTTGGACATGGCGGGTCAGCTGCGGATCGACGACGGTCGCGCCACCGTCGTCGACCGCGACCTGCCCTCGGACTTCCTCACGGCCGTGCACCGGCAGATGCGCGGCCTCTCCGACGACGTACGCAGATTGCTCGACGCCGGCTCCGTCCTGGGGCGACCGTTCAGCCTGCACGAGGCCGCCGGGCTGCTCGGTCGGCCCGCGGTCGACCTCGTGCCCGCCGCCACCGAGGCCGTCGCGTGCTGCGCACTCGTCGACAGCGGGGACGAGCTCGACTTCCGGCACGACCTGATCAGGGAGGCGATCTACGAGGCGCTGTCGGGCCCGGTGCGGTCGGCGCTGCACCGCGAGGCCGCCGGTGTCGTCCAGGCCGAGGGGCGGTCCGCGGTCGAGGTCGCCGAGCACCTCGTCCGTGGTGGTCGTCCCGGCGACGAGAACGCCAGGGCGGTGCTTCGCGAGGCGATCGGACAGGTCGCGCCGTCCGCCCCTGGAACCGCCGCCGATCTGGCGTTGCGCATGCTCGAGCTCGTCGACGAGCACGACTCCGGCCGGCCGCAGCTCATCGCGGACACGGTACGGCTGCTCGCTGCCGCCGGTCGGGTGGAGCAGGCCACGGAGCTCGGAGAACGGGCGTTACGGTCCGGCCTCGACGTGCCGTCGGAGGCCGCGTTGCTGCTCGGACTCGCCGAAGCGCACAAGCACGCGGGTCGCAGCGCTGCGGTCGTCGACTTCACGGCGCGGGCGTTGTCCCGCGACGGCGTACCGGAACCGCTACGCGCGCAGCTGCTCGCGATCCGCGCCCACGGCCTGCTCGGCGAGATCGACCTGACGGGAGCAGACAGCGCCGGTGCCGACGCGGCGGAGGTGGGAGCGCGGACCGGGCAGCATGCCGCGACGGTGTTCGGCATGGTGGCTCGCAGCGTGGCGTCACGTGCCGGCGGTGCGCTCGACGACGCGGTGCGGCACGCGCGGGAGGCCGTGGCGACCGCCGACGCCGCGGGCGGTGAGGCGTCGCAACGCCATCCGCGGCTGTGGCTCGCGCGGGCGTTGGTCGCGGTCGACCAGTTCGCCGAGGCCGACGCCGTGTACGAGATGGGCCAGCGCGAGGCGGACCAGATGGGCACCGCGTGGTCGCAGCCGTTGTGGCACTACTACCGTGCCGAGCTGCGGATGGCCGCGGGCCGGCTGGACGACGCGTGCGCGGAGGCCGAGGCCGGTCTGCTCATCTCCGAGCAGCTTGCTGCGCGCGCATTGACCGTTCCGCTGTTGGGCATCCTCGCCCAGGTCGCGACGCTGCGGGACGAGGTGGACGTCGCCCGCGACCATCTGAAGAGCGCCGACGACCTGCTGGCGGGAGGGATCGGCGCGGGACCCGAGGACCTGGCCTGGCGGGTCGCGCTCGTGCAGGACGCCATGGGCGAACCCGCGGCGGCCGTGGAGACGGTCACGGAGATCTACGCCGGGTTCCCGCGGCGGGTACTGATCCTCACGCAGGACCCGATCGCGGGAGCACAGCTCGTCCGGATGGCGCTGCGGGCGGATGCCGGGGCCCGGGCGAGCCTTGCGGCCGCGGCGACGCGGCGGCTGGCCGAGCTCAACCCGACCGTGGCGTCACTGTACGCCGCGGCCGCGCACGCCGACGGGCTGGTGCGCGGCGACGTGGTCATGCTGCGCTGTGCGGTTCGGGCGTACCGGGGGACGCCCCGAGTGCTCGCCCGGGCGATGGCGTTGGAGGACACCGGGTGCGCCGAACGCGACGCGGGCCGTCGGCAGGCGGCCGTCGAGCTGCTGACCGAGGCGCTCGAGCACTACCGGTCGTGCGGGGCGCGACGCGAGGCGACCCGCGTCGCCAAGCGGCTGCGCCGGCTCGGTGTGCGGGGCGGGTCGGTACGCGACACGCCGGCCAGCAGCCCGTGGGACACCTTGACCGAGTCGGAGCTGCGCGTCGTCCGGCTGGTGGCGGACGGCCTCACCAACCGCGAGGCCGCCGACCAGCTCTTCCTGTCGCCGCACACCGTGGACAGCCACCTGCGGCACAGCTTCACCAAGCTCAGCGTCAACAACCGGGTCGAACTCACCAGGGAGGTCCTGGCACATCGGGCCGACGCGGATTGA
- a CDS encoding RidA family protein has translation MSHTIVNPAGLHDPVPFGYSHTATIPAGTELVLVAGQYGSGADGAVVSTDFTEQVQQAFRNLGVALAAHGLDLSHVVQLRTYVVNLDFDKLGAIAGAVQGGCGDNPPTQTVIGVAGLAMPDILFEVEAVAAGY, from the coding sequence ATGTCCCACACCATCGTCAATCCCGCCGGGTTGCACGATCCGGTCCCGTTCGGCTACAGCCACACCGCCACCATCCCGGCTGGCACGGAGCTGGTGCTTGTCGCGGGTCAGTACGGATCGGGCGCGGACGGCGCGGTTGTCTCGACCGACTTCACCGAGCAGGTGCAGCAAGCGTTCCGCAACCTCGGCGTCGCCCTTGCCGCCCACGGGCTCGACCTCAGCCACGTCGTCCAGCTCAGGACGTATGTGGTGAACCTCGACTTCGACAAGCTCGGGGCAATCGCCGGGGCCGTGCAGGGCGGCTGCGGCGACAATCCTCCCACGCAAACCGTCATCGGGGTCGCCGGCCTGGCTATGCCCGACATCCTGTTCGAGGTCGAAGCCGTCGCCGCAGGATACTAG